Proteins co-encoded in one Opitutus terrae PB90-1 genomic window:
- the ppdK gene encoding pyruvate, phosphate dikinase gives MAVKSKAKKPAKKSKSSAAVKKSPAAKATKYVYLFGKKTDGNGTMKPLLGGKGANLAEMCRIGLPVPPGFTITTEVCTYYYANKRTYPAALRSQMEAGIASIEAQTGMKFGDLENPLLVSVRSGARDSMPGMMDTILNLGLNDQTVEALAKKTNNARFAWDCYRRFVQMYGDVVLGVQKRPNEDHEPFETVIGTLKDERYGNHEIEDTKLTVEDLKELVLRFKKLVLERAGKDFPSSPWDQLVGAAGAVFGSWMNDRAIVYRRKYNIPTEWGTAVNVQAMVYGNTGDNSGSGVAFTRNPANGTKEFYGEFLINAQGEDVVAGVRTPEPVAQLKNHLPGAYHELERIRATLEKHFKDVQDFEFTIQEKKVYMLQTRNGKRTAMAALKFSIDMVKEKLIDWQTAILRNPADQLDQLLAPVFDLAEVKKAAVIATGLPAGPGAASGKVYLNADRAVAAAEKGEKVLLVRIETSPEDLRGMIAAEGILTARGGVSSHAALVARQMGKVCVCGASALVIDYDKKTITVSGQTFNEGDYLSIDGTAGNVYAGQIATAPSEIIAGLVHNDTAAQATEKFKSFTQLMKWCAQATRLQVRTNADTPEQTRVAVAFGATGIGLTRTEHMFFEGNRIDAMREMILADSLEDRQAALAKLLPFQRDDFYGIFKALKGFPATVRFLDPPLHEFLPNSKEQQMDLARKMNIPVEKIMQRVHELHEFNPMLGFRGCRLGIKYPEITAMQARAVLEAAAQAQKDGFKPKPEIMIPLVGFKKELDLQVAIVHEVAAAVQAEKKVKINYTVGTMIEVPRGALTADEIAQTAQFFSFGTNDLTQTCLGMSRDDSGSFLGAYQESEIMKKNPFASIDQTGVGQLMGIAIQKGRQTRPDIKLGICGEHGGDPDSVKFCHKLGLTYVSCSPYRVPVARLAAAQAAVTEAKAAKK, from the coding sequence ATGGCCGTTAAATCCAAAGCGAAAAAGCCCGCGAAGAAGTCCAAATCTTCCGCCGCGGTAAAGAAAAGCCCCGCCGCCAAGGCGACCAAATACGTCTACCTGTTCGGCAAGAAAACCGACGGCAATGGCACGATGAAGCCCCTGCTGGGCGGCAAGGGCGCCAACCTCGCCGAGATGTGCCGGATCGGCCTGCCGGTGCCTCCCGGCTTCACCATCACCACCGAAGTCTGCACGTACTACTACGCCAACAAGCGCACCTATCCGGCCGCGCTCCGCAGCCAGATGGAAGCCGGCATCGCCTCGATCGAGGCCCAGACCGGCATGAAGTTCGGTGATTTGGAAAACCCGCTGCTCGTCTCGGTCCGCTCCGGCGCCCGCGACTCGATGCCGGGCATGATGGACACGATTTTGAACCTCGGCCTCAACGATCAGACGGTCGAGGCGCTGGCGAAGAAGACCAACAACGCGCGCTTCGCCTGGGACTGCTACCGCCGGTTCGTGCAAATGTACGGTGACGTCGTGCTCGGCGTGCAGAAGCGCCCCAACGAGGATCACGAGCCGTTCGAGACGGTCATCGGCACGCTCAAGGACGAGCGCTACGGCAATCACGAGATCGAGGACACGAAGCTCACGGTCGAGGATCTGAAAGAGCTCGTTCTTCGCTTCAAGAAGCTGGTGCTCGAACGCGCCGGCAAGGATTTCCCTTCGAGCCCGTGGGACCAGCTCGTCGGCGCCGCCGGCGCCGTGTTTGGTTCCTGGATGAACGACCGTGCGATCGTCTACCGCCGCAAATACAACATCCCCACCGAATGGGGCACCGCGGTCAACGTGCAGGCGATGGTGTATGGCAACACCGGTGACAACTCCGGTTCCGGCGTCGCGTTCACGCGCAATCCCGCCAACGGCACGAAGGAATTCTACGGCGAGTTCCTGATCAACGCGCAGGGCGAGGACGTCGTCGCCGGCGTCCGCACGCCCGAGCCCGTCGCCCAGCTGAAGAATCACCTGCCGGGCGCCTACCACGAACTGGAGCGGATCCGCGCCACGCTGGAGAAGCACTTCAAGGACGTGCAGGACTTCGAGTTCACGATCCAGGAGAAGAAGGTCTACATGCTCCAGACGCGGAACGGCAAACGCACCGCGATGGCCGCGCTCAAATTCTCCATCGATATGGTGAAGGAGAAGCTGATCGACTGGCAGACCGCGATCCTGCGCAACCCCGCCGATCAGCTCGACCAGCTGCTCGCCCCGGTGTTCGACCTCGCCGAGGTCAAGAAGGCGGCCGTCATCGCGACCGGCCTGCCCGCTGGCCCGGGCGCCGCGTCCGGCAAGGTTTATCTCAACGCCGACCGCGCCGTCGCCGCCGCCGAGAAGGGCGAAAAGGTCCTCCTCGTCCGCATCGAAACGTCCCCCGAAGATCTTCGCGGCATGATCGCCGCCGAGGGCATCCTCACCGCGCGCGGTGGCGTTTCCTCGCACGCCGCGTTGGTCGCCCGCCAGATGGGCAAGGTCTGCGTCTGCGGCGCGTCCGCGCTCGTGATCGACTACGACAAGAAGACGATCACCGTCAGCGGCCAGACGTTCAACGAGGGCGATTACCTCTCGATCGACGGCACCGCCGGCAACGTCTACGCGGGCCAGATCGCTACCGCGCCGTCTGAGATCATCGCGGGCCTCGTTCACAATGACACCGCCGCGCAAGCGACGGAGAAGTTCAAGAGCTTCACGCAGCTGATGAAGTGGTGCGCGCAGGCCACCCGGCTGCAGGTCCGCACCAACGCCGACACGCCGGAGCAAACCCGCGTGGCCGTCGCGTTCGGCGCGACGGGCATCGGCCTCACCCGCACGGAACACATGTTCTTCGAGGGGAACCGCATTGACGCGATGCGCGAAATGATCCTCGCCGACTCGCTCGAGGACCGGCAGGCGGCACTCGCCAAGCTGCTGCCGTTCCAGCGCGACGACTTCTACGGAATCTTCAAGGCGCTGAAGGGCTTCCCGGCCACGGTCCGGTTCCTCGATCCGCCGCTGCACGAATTCCTGCCGAACTCGAAGGAGCAGCAGATGGACCTCGCCCGGAAGATGAACATTCCGGTCGAGAAGATCATGCAGCGCGTGCACGAACTCCACGAGTTCAACCCGATGCTCGGCTTCCGTGGCTGCCGCCTCGGCATCAAGTATCCGGAAATCACCGCCATGCAGGCGCGCGCCGTGCTCGAGGCCGCCGCCCAGGCGCAGAAGGACGGCTTCAAGCCGAAGCCGGAAATCATGATCCCGCTCGTCGGCTTCAAGAAGGAGCTCGATCTGCAGGTCGCGATCGTGCACGAGGTCGCCGCTGCGGTGCAGGCCGAGAAGAAGGTAAAGATCAACTACACGGTCGGCACAATGATCGAAGTTCCACGCGGTGCGCTCACCGCCGACGAGATCGCGCAGACCGCGCAGTTCTTCAGCTTCGGCACCAACGATCTCACGCAGACCTGCCTCGGCATGTCGCGCGACGACTCGGGCTCGTTCCTCGGCGCCTATCAGGAGTCCGAGATCATGAAGAAGAATCCGTTCGCCTCGATCGACCAGACGGGCGTCGGCCAGCTGATGGGCATCGCCATCCAGAAGGGCCGCCAGACCCGGCCGGACATCAAGCTCGGCATCTGCGGTGAGCACGGCGGCGATCCGGACTCGGTGAAGTTCTGCCACAAGCTGGGCCTCACCTACGTGTCCTGCTCGCCTTACCGCGTGCCGGTGGCGCGTCTCGCCGCCGCCCAGGCCGCGGTGACCGAGGCCAAGGCCGCCAAGAAGTAA
- a CDS encoding pectinesterase family protein, producing the protein MRSSSLGLAAFFLSAQLAAFLLAAAPAGPAPLPIAPDIVVAADGSAGFRSIQAALESLPKDNRERRVILVRNGVYHEKVRIDAPFVTLRGESRQGARIEYAQAADAFHKQHDSVGLAVVNITAPAHDFVLENLTVKNTHGVIGPHAFAVFGLADKTVIVDCDVLSQGADTLALWRGRNQNAGATAGTPGLEAGGRSYQARLNICGSVDFVCPRGWSYLADSTITQVNPNATAAIWHDGSKDPDMKFVLRGCRFDGPPEWILSRHHRDAQYFLVDCTFSERMRDRKPYRVIYPLDGGTPSEADLARNRELDPVNRWGERVYYFNCHRDGGDYTWHADNLAAAPGAPAPREITPRWTFAGTWDPERTDQPAVCMIQPIAGGFRLRFTESVTVKGRPRLELQHGAKADYVSGSGSSALQFAINDSSAPVQLDFTEGVILATEATATLRLASPSLPRADASCVAKTDRRRRER; encoded by the coding sequence ATGCGCTCCTCCTCACTCGGCCTCGCCGCCTTCTTTCTCAGCGCGCAGCTCGCGGCCTTCCTCCTCGCCGCCGCGCCAGCGGGTCCCGCACCGCTCCCAATCGCGCCTGATATCGTCGTCGCCGCCGACGGCTCAGCCGGCTTTCGCTCGATCCAAGCCGCGCTCGAATCGCTTCCGAAAGACAATCGCGAGCGTCGCGTGATCCTCGTGCGCAATGGGGTCTACCACGAGAAAGTCCGCATCGATGCGCCCTTCGTCACGTTGCGCGGGGAGAGCCGGCAGGGCGCGCGGATCGAATACGCGCAAGCCGCCGACGCGTTCCACAAGCAGCACGACAGCGTCGGACTCGCGGTCGTGAACATCACCGCGCCCGCGCACGATTTCGTACTCGAGAACCTCACGGTCAAAAACACGCACGGCGTCATCGGCCCGCACGCGTTCGCCGTCTTCGGGCTTGCGGACAAGACGGTGATCGTCGACTGCGACGTGCTCAGCCAGGGTGCCGACACGCTGGCGCTCTGGCGTGGCCGCAATCAAAACGCCGGCGCCACCGCCGGCACGCCCGGTCTCGAAGCCGGCGGCCGCAGCTACCAGGCACGGCTGAACATCTGCGGTTCGGTCGATTTCGTCTGCCCGCGCGGCTGGAGCTACCTGGCCGACTCGACGATCACGCAGGTCAACCCGAACGCGACGGCCGCGATCTGGCACGATGGTTCCAAGGATCCCGACATGAAATTCGTCCTGCGCGGTTGCCGGTTCGATGGCCCGCCGGAATGGATTCTTTCCCGTCACCACCGCGATGCGCAGTATTTTCTGGTCGATTGCACGTTCTCTGAACGGATGCGCGATCGGAAACCGTATCGCGTCATCTATCCACTCGACGGCGGCACGCCGAGCGAGGCGGATCTTGCGCGCAATCGGGAGCTCGATCCGGTGAACCGCTGGGGTGAGCGGGTCTACTATTTCAACTGCCATCGCGACGGCGGCGACTACACGTGGCACGCGGACAATCTCGCCGCCGCGCCGGGCGCGCCCGCGCCGCGCGAGATCACGCCGCGCTGGACGTTCGCCGGCACATGGGATCCGGAGCGCACCGACCAGCCCGCCGTGTGCATGATCCAGCCGATCGCCGGCGGATTCCGGCTGCGGTTCACGGAAAGTGTCACGGTGAAAGGCCGGCCCCGGCTTGAACTGCAGCACGGCGCCAAGGCCGACTACGTGTCCGGTAGCGGTAGCTCGGCGCTCCAATTCGCGATCAACGATTCCTCCGCGCCCGTTCAGCTCGATTTCACCGAAGGCGTGATTCTTGCGACGGAAGCGACGGCGACGCTGCGCCTCGCTTCGCCGAGCCTCCCGCGCGCCGACGCTTCCTGCGTCGCGAAAACAGATCGCCGCCGGCGGGAACGCTAG
- a CDS encoding ABC transporter substrate-binding protein, whose amino-acid sequence MNPASRLAGAGRPALLLALGVLALALHPAVARPLRVAYTHSFVCVPLGIAEMQGFWQEAGLQVELRGYQTSVEVVSALRSAEVDLAFDQIATWVDEAEAGTPLVILGETDWSLGGDKLLLRDGADLRNLRGRPIAVCLRGSGQMLFLREALNRANLSLSEFPLAEVPEQEKALQLFAEGKLHAVVCNDPWASRLERSGAHTLATTADIPGIAPEGFAARRGQVDDATLQRFFAVWFRAVAFLHDPANAGVVAETASVYSFAGSETITAADVERYARTMPVHDAATSLRQNDLESGNVRQLIQRLRVLLRLQGRQVTESDLAAHFHLEPVRATARSTADAGTIAAGAGTSRSSPLVTDR is encoded by the coding sequence GTGAATCCCGCTTCACGTCTCGCCGGCGCAGGCCGGCCCGCTCTGCTGCTCGCGCTCGGCGTTCTGGCGCTGGCGCTCCACCCAGCGGTCGCGCGACCGTTGCGCGTAGCCTACACGCACTCGTTCGTCTGCGTTCCGCTGGGCATCGCCGAAATGCAGGGCTTCTGGCAGGAGGCCGGACTCCAGGTCGAATTGCGCGGATACCAGACCAGCGTCGAGGTGGTGTCGGCGCTCCGCTCGGCGGAGGTGGATCTCGCTTTCGACCAGATCGCGACTTGGGTCGACGAAGCGGAGGCCGGAACGCCGCTGGTGATTCTCGGTGAAACCGACTGGTCGCTCGGCGGCGACAAGCTCCTGCTGCGTGACGGCGCCGATCTGCGCAATCTCCGCGGCCGGCCCATTGCCGTCTGCCTGCGCGGCAGCGGGCAAATGCTGTTCCTGCGCGAGGCGCTCAACCGCGCGAATCTGAGTCTTTCCGAATTTCCGCTCGCCGAGGTGCCCGAACAGGAGAAAGCGCTGCAGTTGTTCGCAGAGGGAAAGCTCCACGCGGTCGTCTGCAACGATCCCTGGGCTTCCCGGCTCGAGCGTTCTGGAGCCCACACGCTGGCCACCACCGCGGACATTCCCGGCATCGCCCCGGAAGGCTTCGCCGCCCGTCGCGGGCAGGTGGACGACGCCACGTTGCAGCGTTTCTTCGCCGTCTGGTTCCGCGCTGTCGCGTTCCTGCACGATCCGGCAAACGCCGGTGTCGTCGCCGAAACCGCCTCCGTTTATTCGTTCGCGGGCAGCGAGACCATCACCGCGGCCGATGTCGAGCGCTACGCGAGAACAATGCCCGTGCACGACGCCGCCACCTCGCTGCGCCAGAACGATCTCGAGTCCGGCAACGTCCGCCAGCTGATCCAACGGCTCCGCGTGCTCCTGCGGTTGCAAGGCCGGCAAGTCACCGAGTCGGACCTCGCCGCTCACTTTCACCTCGAGCCGGTGCGGGCGACCGCGAGGTCGACCGCCGACGCCGGGACCATCGCTGCCGGCGCCGGGACTTCTCGGAGTTCCCCACTCGTCACCGACCGGTAA
- a CDS encoding chemotaxis protein CheX: MPAAKSQITEELIQDCIVKAVQSVFRTMLHRQAALVKRLETSAHPPAYQAPQILASVGFIGAVDGLIYLCLSDGYAKTISSSLLGMSLAEVEEAGHEVVNDALGEITNMTVGGFKNTLCDVGYPCKLTLPAIVRGENLTIANVKGATRHIFYFDCEGHQFVADIQIKVDAA; encoded by the coding sequence ATGCCCGCCGCCAAATCCCAGATCACGGAAGAACTGATCCAAGACTGCATCGTTAAAGCGGTGCAAAGCGTTTTCCGCACGATGTTGCACCGCCAAGCGGCGCTCGTGAAACGCTTGGAAACGAGCGCGCATCCTCCCGCCTACCAAGCGCCGCAAATCCTCGCCAGCGTCGGTTTCATCGGCGCCGTCGACGGTTTGATCTACCTCTGCCTCTCGGATGGTTACGCCAAGACGATCAGCAGTTCGCTGCTCGGCATGAGCCTGGCCGAGGTCGAGGAGGCCGGACACGAGGTGGTGAACGATGCCTTGGGTGAAATCACCAACATGACGGTGGGCGGGTTCAAAAACACGCTCTGCGACGTCGGCTATCCCTGCAAACTCACGCTGCCGGCCATTGTCCGCGGCGAAAATCTCACGATCGCGAACGTCAAGGGGGCCACTCGCCACATTTTCTACTTCGATTGCGAAGGCCACCAGTTCGTGGCGGACATTCAGATCAAGGTGGACGCCGCCTGA